One Thomasclavelia spiroformis DSM 1552 DNA window includes the following coding sequences:
- the sufC gene encoding Fe-S cluster assembly ATPase SufC yields the protein MSTLKIENLHVSVGEKEILKGINLTINTGETHAIMGPNGNGKSTLLSAIMGHPKYTITKGNIYLDDQDVIQMSVDQRSKAGIFLGMQYPQEIPGVTTSDFLRAAVNAHQEKPVSLFKFIRELEKNVADLKMDENLAHRYLNEGFSGGEKKRNEILQMKLLQPKFALLDEIDSGLDVDALKIVANAINEMKSDNFGCIMVSHYERLFELVPPSHVHVLVNGKIILSGGKEVVEKIDQEGYDWVKELGIEITSDEKKPILLESCANKERMKIK from the coding sequence ATGTCAACTTTAAAAATAGAAAATCTACATGTTAGTGTTGGTGAAAAAGAAATTCTAAAAGGAATAAACTTAACGATTAACACAGGTGAAACTCATGCTATTATGGGTCCAAATGGTAATGGTAAATCTACTTTATTATCAGCTATTATGGGACATCCTAAATATACAATTACAAAAGGAAATATTTATTTAGATGACCAAGACGTAATTCAAATGAGTGTTGATCAACGAAGTAAAGCAGGAATATTTTTAGGGATGCAATATCCTCAAGAAATTCCAGGTGTAACAACTTCAGATTTTTTACGTGCAGCGGTAAATGCTCATCAAGAAAAACCTGTGTCATTATTTAAATTTATTCGTGAATTGGAAAAAAATGTCGCAGATTTAAAAATGGATGAAAATTTAGCACATCGATATTTAAATGAAGGTTTTTCAGGTGGAGAAAAGAAACGTAACGAAATATTACAAATGAAGTTACTACAACCTAAATTTGCATTGTTAGATGAGATTGATTCAGGTCTAGATGTTGATGCATTAAAGATAGTTGCAAATGCAATTAATGAAATGAAATCAGATAATTTTGGTTGCATTATGGTATCACATTATGAACGTTTATTTGAATTAGTACCACCAAGCCATGTTCATGTATTAGTTAATGGAAAAATTATTTTAAGTGGTGGTAAAGAAGTAGTAGAAAAAATTGATCAAGAAGGTTATGACTGGGTAAAAGAATTGGGAATTGAAATCACAAGTGATGAAAAGAAACCTATTTTACTTGAAAGTTGTGCTAATAAAGAAAGAATGAAAATTAAGTAA
- a CDS encoding AI-2E family transporter, translated as MEFLKKLQQFISSKRITHTLLNLMIVLVIILLIITTNDLWIGLLNMIWLVSRPFIVGFTIAFVLNPFINFIDKYLKKRAVSVILTYLAVFTILILIILLVIPLIYESIFEMYPTFNAGLKEIGRFIQNNFNYDISSLTSYIEKSVYQFFNDPTVLDATIDVLNQVLVNLTNFIIYVILAIYMSNIFNSIRQTIKNIAIKIDCNLPIYLKEIDLSLVQYVKAFFIGAIAQAITTMIMYVLIGHPNWLILGVVSGVSSIIPYVGPIIANCLGLITSLGMQSSTIIFLCILIFIQSIVMSYIITPRIYSSRIDLSILWVLFGILSGSSLFGIVGMIIAMPLLVSIKIIYQVYKEHHQDKLSY; from the coding sequence ATGGAGTTTTTAAAGAAGTTACAGCAATTTATTTCCTCGAAAAGAATTACTCATACGTTACTAAATCTAATGATTGTTCTTGTTATTATTCTTTTAATAATTACAACAAATGACTTATGGATTGGTCTTCTTAACATGATATGGTTAGTTTCTAGACCATTTATTGTTGGATTTACGATTGCTTTTGTTTTAAATCCATTTATTAATTTTATTGATAAATATTTAAAAAAGCGTGCTGTTTCAGTAATACTAACGTATTTAGCAGTATTTACAATTTTAATTTTGATTATTTTATTAGTAATTCCACTAATTTATGAAAGTATTTTTGAAATGTATCCTACTTTTAATGCAGGATTGAAGGAAATTGGTAGATTTATTCAAAATAATTTTAATTATGATATTAGCTCACTTACAAGCTATATTGAAAAAAGTGTGTATCAGTTTTTTAATGATCCTACTGTTTTGGATGCAACCATTGATGTATTAAATCAAGTTTTAGTAAATTTAACTAATTTTATTATCTATGTTATCCTAGCTATTTATATGTCAAATATTTTTAATAGTATTCGTCAAACAATTAAAAATATTGCAATTAAAATTGATTGTAATTTACCTATTTATTTAAAAGAAATTGATTTATCATTGGTTCAGTACGTTAAGGCATTTTTTATTGGAGCAATTGCACAGGCAATTACAACAATGATAATGTATGTACTAATAGGACATCCTAATTGGTTAATTTTAGGCGTTGTTTCAGGTGTTAGTTCAATTATCCCATATGTTGGTCCAATAATTGCAAACTGTCTTGGTTTAATTACATCTCTAGGAATGCAATCTTCAACTATTATTTTCTTATGTATTTTAATTTTTATTCAATCAATTGTTATGTCATATATCATTACACCAAGAATTTATTCTTCACGAATTGATTTAAGTATTTTATGGGTACTTTTTGGAATTTTGTCTGGTTCTTCTTTATTTGGAATAGTGGGTATGATTATAGCAATGCCTTTACTTGTAAGTATTAAAATTATTTATCAAGTATACAAAGAACATCATCAAGATAAATTGTCGTATTAG
- a CDS encoding YjcZ family sporulation protein: protein MTCQDNSFTLVLVLFILLVIICNMC from the coding sequence ATGACATGTCAAGATAATTCTTTTACTCTAGTATTAGTTTTATTTATATTATTAGTAATTATTTGTAATATGTGTTAG
- a CDS encoding peptidylprolyl isomerase, whose protein sequence is MKLGKCATALVVTSFLLTGCSNSNTVKEDGKYVVASLSKGKSDKNIFADDIFADITNTNRGKSAYFEAILQKLMDDKFPTDKDMEIDASRTVEQIQTYYEAQYGDQAEDQIKTVLASSGYSTLDEYEKAMVQAYQKSNFLLDYVKNNFDEVFDDYYTYATPRFASIIKVSIADSENPTQEETAKIEQISTALASGTSFGEVATQYSDDSTTKVNKGGLGVVDTTSGLSSTYGSEVESKIFELNAGEVSEAISGTDGYYFVSVTSTDKKEIKKTIKKNLTIDTPLIAYDSYLPYIAYQSYDVKYEDKNIEKMVNSIIETALQERETSRGGTE, encoded by the coding sequence ATGAAATTGGGAAAATGTGCTACTGCTTTAGTAGTAACTAGCTTCTTATTAACTGGATGTAGTAACTCAAACACAGTTAAAGAAGACGGTAAATATGTAGTTGCCTCTTTAAGTAAAGGAAAGAGCGATAAAAATATATTTGCTGATGATATCTTTGCAGATATCACTAATACAAATAGGGGTAAAAGTGCTTATTTTGAAGCTATTCTACAAAAATTGATGGATGATAAATTTCCAACTGATAAAGATATGGAAATTGATGCATCCCGTACTGTAGAACAAATTCAAACTTATTATGAAGCACAATATGGTGATCAAGCAGAAGACCAAATCAAAACTGTTTTAGCTAGTAGCGGATATTCAACATTAGATGAGTATGAAAAAGCAATGGTTCAAGCTTATCAAAAATCTAATTTTTTACTAGATTATGTAAAGAATAATTTTGATGAAGTTTTTGACGATTATTATACTTATGCTACTCCACGTTTTGCTAGCATTATTAAGGTTTCTATTGCTGATTCAGAAAATCCAACTCAAGAAGAAACTGCAAAAATTGAACAAATTTCTACTGCATTAGCTTCTGGTACATCATTTGGAGAAGTTGCAACACAATATTCTGATGATTCTACAACTAAAGTAAATAAAGGTGGATTAGGTGTTGTTGATACTACATCTGGTTTAAGTAGTACTTATGGTAGTGAAGTTGAAAGTAAAATTTTTGAATTAAATGCTGGGGAAGTTAGTGAAGCTATTAGTGGAACTGATGGTTATTATTTCGTTTCTGTAACCAGTACAGATAAAAAAGAAATTAAAAAAACAATTAAAAAGAATTTAACTATTGATACACCATTAATTGCTTATGATTCATATCTTCCATATATTGCATATCAATCTTATGATGTAAAATATGAAGATAAAAATATTGAGAAAATGGTAAATAGTATCATTGAAACAGCGCTACAAGAACGCGAAACTAGTAGAGGAGGTACGGAATAA
- a CDS encoding HIT family protein, which produces MENCIFCKIVQKDIPGKIIYEDDVCLAFLDLSQTTDGHTLVIPKKHYKNILEVNDETLTHLIVVTKKLANKIVKNLNANGVNILTNANEMAGQTVMHFHIHIIPRYNQDDKIEINFTDRSNDVNLDLILNEINKN; this is translated from the coding sequence ATGGAAAATTGTATTTTTTGTAAAATTGTACAAAAAGATATACCTGGAAAAATTATATATGAGGATGATGTTTGTTTAGCATTTTTAGATTTAAGCCAGACAACTGATGGTCATACTTTAGTTATTCCTAAAAAACATTATAAAAATATTTTAGAAGTAAATGATGAAACATTGACTCACTTAATTGTTGTAACAAAAAAATTAGCAAATAAAATTGTTAAAAATTTAAATGCTAATGGTGTAAACATCTTAACTAATGCAAACGAAATGGCTGGACAAACTGTAATGCATTTTCATATCCATATTATTCCTCGTTATAATCAAGATGATAAGATAGAAATTAATTTTACAGATCGTAGTAACGATGTAAATTTAGATCTAATCTTAAACGAAATAAATAAAAATTAA
- a CDS encoding HD domain-containing protein, translated as MNKINELKPGDESVVIEALINRVVTGKTNGANRSTYLSMTLQDVTGLIDAKLWNATNEQVETLTVGSVVYVKGDIIKYNEDRQMKIIKIHVASNDPKEQIKYLKSAPKTGQELIGEIMKYIDRIDNLKLNQLVKVLFKEHLDKLTIYPAASKNHHEYVSGLAHHTYSMLKIADALCSLYPTLNKDLLFAGITLHDLGKIVELSGPVVPEYTIEGKLLGHISISQAMVKEMADKMNIEGEEVTLLQHMILSHHGKNEFGSPVLPQVKEAEIIYLIDNMDARINMLEKALETIEPGSFSKRVFALENRSFYKPKIG; from the coding sequence ATGAATAAGATAAATGAATTAAAACCAGGCGATGAAAGTGTTGTAATTGAAGCTTTAATCAATCGAGTTGTAACAGGTAAAACAAATGGAGCTAATCGTTCAACATATTTGAGTATGACATTACAAGATGTTACAGGATTGATCGATGCAAAACTTTGGAATGCTACTAATGAACAGGTGGAAACTCTTACAGTAGGAAGTGTTGTATATGTTAAAGGTGATATTATTAAATATAATGAGGATCGACAAATGAAAATTATAAAAATTCATGTTGCATCAAATGATCCTAAAGAACAAATAAAATATTTAAAAAGTGCTCCAAAAACTGGGCAAGAATTAATTGGTGAAATTATGAAATATATTGATCGTATTGATAATTTAAAACTAAATCAATTGGTTAAAGTATTATTTAAAGAACATCTTGATAAATTAACAATTTATCCTGCAGCGAGTAAAAATCACCATGAATATGTATCTGGATTGGCTCATCATACGTATAGTATGCTAAAAATTGCTGACGCCCTATGTAGTTTATACCCTACATTAAATAAAGATTTACTTTTTGCAGGGATTACATTACACGATTTAGGAAAAATTGTTGAGTTAAGCGGTCCTGTTGTACCTGAATATACGATTGAAGGTAAATTGTTGGGGCATATTTCAATTTCGCAAGCAATGGTTAAAGAAATGGCTGATAAGATGAATATTGAAGGTGAAGAAGTTACCTTATTACAACATATGATTTTGTCACATCATGGTAAAAATGAATTTGGTTCACCAGTATTACCACAAGTAAAAGAGGCTGAGATTATTTATTTGATTGATAATATGGATGCGAGAATTAATATGTTAGAAAAAGCTTTAGAAACAATTGAGCCAGGAAGTTTTTCTAAAAGAGTTTTTGCGTTAGAAAATAGATCTTTTTATAAGCCTAAAATAGGTTAA
- a CDS encoding glycosyltransferase produces the protein MRIAIFSDTYTPDINGVATSTKILKDELIKHGHEVLVVTSELPSESDYEDDPNDNILRVPGLEIQALYGYRACNIYSFKGMKEIKSMNIEVIHVQTEFGIGIFGRIVGEALNIPVVYTYHTMWADYSHYVNPINSTAIDGLIKKAITRISKFYGDKSAELIVPSIKTKEALEKYGLHKNMHIIPTGLELDKFNPKNKDDKLINQIKEKYGIKEQFIVTFLGRIAKEKSIDVLIDAMKEIVKENDNILCLIVGGGPYLDELKELVKDDQIEKYIIFTGPKPSQEVPSYYHLSNVFVSASVTETQGLTYIEAMASGIPAVARYDQNLENVIIDGVNGYFFKETNELVSILLNMMNSDCSNMAREAYLHAMKFSSEVFYEKVIDVYKLAIKQKYYTYKVKSIYEIKDTMNEVVFLFDESEIILELSDKIIRSYDLEIGKEISKETFDILKDHEQVTRAYNKALKFLTIKDYTYNQMKKKLMDSGNYDDAQLDTTLELLQNKNLINDEEYTMNYLKRCTRLGVGLNKAIYNLRNYGVSDEIIDQCLEKNSFDDEYLAATKIIDTYYNRNIGFSYKAMLKKIRDKLYIKGFTNEAIEKALSDYDFEFDYEKEHNALEKEFIKQKKKYSKKYDTNQLKEKIINNLLRKGYNYEDIKEIMNKEGALEDE, from the coding sequence ATGAGAATTGCAATTTTTTCAGATACATATACACCAGATATAAATGGGGTGGCCACTTCTACTAAGATTTTAAAAGATGAGTTAATTAAACATGGTCATGAAGTTTTAGTAGTTACAAGTGAATTGCCTAGTGAAAGTGATTATGAAGATGATCCAAATGATAATATTTTAAGAGTACCTGGATTAGAAATTCAGGCATTATATGGATATCGAGCATGTAATATATATTCGTTTAAAGGAATGAAAGAAATTAAAAGTATGAATATTGAAGTTATTCATGTACAAACCGAATTTGGAATTGGGATATTTGGAAGAATTGTAGGAGAAGCATTAAATATTCCAGTCGTATATACATATCATACAATGTGGGCTGATTACTCTCATTATGTAAATCCAATTAATTCTACAGCAATAGATGGATTGATAAAAAAAGCAATTACAAGGATTAGTAAGTTTTATGGAGATAAAAGTGCAGAATTAATAGTTCCTTCTATTAAAACAAAAGAAGCGCTGGAGAAATATGGGTTACATAAAAATATGCATATTATACCAACTGGCTTAGAATTAGATAAATTTAATCCTAAAAATAAAGATGATAAATTAATTAATCAAATTAAAGAAAAATATGGAATTAAAGAACAATTTATTGTTACTTTTTTAGGACGTATAGCTAAAGAAAAAAGCATTGATGTATTAATTGATGCAATGAAAGAAATTGTAAAAGAAAATGATAATATATTATGCCTAATTGTAGGCGGTGGACCATATTTAGATGAATTAAAAGAATTAGTCAAAGATGATCAGATTGAAAAATATATAATTTTTACGGGCCCAAAACCTAGTCAAGAAGTTCCTAGTTACTATCATCTTTCAAATGTGTTTGTATCTGCTTCAGTTACAGAAACACAAGGATTAACATATATTGAAGCTATGGCCAGTGGTATACCTGCAGTTGCTCGCTATGATCAAAATCTGGAGAATGTAATTATTGATGGAGTAAATGGATATTTTTTTAAAGAAACAAATGAATTAGTATCTATTTTATTAAATATGATGAATAGTGATTGTTCAAATATGGCAAGAGAAGCATATTTACATGCTATGAAATTTAGTAGCGAGGTATTTTATGAAAAAGTTATTGATGTTTATAAACTAGCAATTAAACAAAAGTATTATACGTATAAAGTTAAATCAATATATGAAATAAAAGATACTATGAATGAAGTTGTTTTTTTATTTGATGAAAGTGAAATAATCTTAGAGTTAAGTGATAAAATTATTAGATCATATGATTTAGAGATAGGAAAAGAAATAAGCAAAGAGACTTTTGATATTTTAAAAGATCATGAACAAGTTACAAGAGCATATAATAAAGCTTTAAAATTTTTGACAATTAAAGATTATACTTATAATCAAATGAAAAAAAAGTTGATGGATAGTGGTAATTATGATGATGCACAACTTGATACTACACTAGAATTGCTTCAAAACAAGAATCTGATTAATGATGAAGAATATACAATGAATTATCTTAAACGTTGTACAAGATTAGGTGTAGGTTTAAATAAAGCAATTTATAATTTGCGCAATTATGGAGTTAGTGATGAAATAATTGATCAATGTTTAGAAAAGAATAGTTTTGATGATGAATATCTTGCTGCTACTAAAATAATTGATACTTATTATAATCGTAATATTGGTTTTTCATATAAAGCAATGTTAAAGAAAATTCGTGATAAATTGTATATAAAAGGTTTTACAAATGAAGCAATTGAAAAAGCTTTGTCTGATTATGATTTTGAATTTGATTACGAAAAAGAACACAATGCTTTAGAAAAAGAGTTTATTAAACAAAAAAAGAAATATTCAAAAAAATATGATACTAACCAATTGAAAGAAAAAATTATCAATAATTTATTAAGAAAAGGTTATAATTATGAAGATATAAAAGAAATTATGAATAAAGAAGGAGCACTAGAGGATGAATAA
- a CDS encoding lysylphosphatidylglycerol synthase transmembrane domain-containing protein, with the protein MEKKSKKKYIFNIVLILSLGILVIYLTMKDDLKASLEALVNASPLWIVFSVFLMGIYYILDGINLYIFGRLYKKHYSFKQGFKNAISGTFFNGITPFSSGGQFAQVYIFNRQGISPANSASILLMVFIVYQSVLVIFTASVMLFKYNIYSDRYTGFFSLAIIGFLINFFVITGLFLGAKSKRLQNFICNNVIRFLSKIRIVKSYTDTSIKVTRSLENFRRELNILQHNKSVLIKSSVINLFKLIIMYSIPFFAAKALYLNVSIGQLAEFIGICSFVYMITAFVPIPGASGGSEGVYFMLFSPVLGEIGTPTTLLIWRFVTYYLGLILGGLVFAVDREING; encoded by the coding sequence ATGGAAAAAAAATCTAAAAAAAAATATATTTTTAATATTGTGTTGATTTTATCATTAGGAATATTAGTTATATATTTAACTATGAAAGATGACCTAAAAGCATCATTGGAAGCATTAGTAAATGCATCGCCTCTTTGGATTGTATTTTCAGTATTTTTAATGGGTATTTATTATATTTTAGATGGAATTAATTTATATATATTTGGAAGATTGTATAAAAAACATTATAGTTTTAAACAGGGATTTAAAAATGCTATATCTGGAACTTTTTTTAATGGTATAACTCCTTTTTCTAGTGGAGGACAATTTGCTCAGGTGTATATATTTAATCGACAGGGTATTTCTCCTGCGAATTCTGCAAGTATATTATTAATGGTATTTATTGTATATCAAAGTGTTTTAGTTATATTTACAGCATCTGTCATGCTTTTTAAATATAATATTTATAGTGATAGATATACTGGTTTTTTTTCATTAGCAATTATTGGTTTTTTAATTAATTTTTTTGTAATTACTGGATTGTTTTTAGGAGCTAAATCAAAGAGACTTCAAAATTTTATTTGTAATAATGTTATTAGATTTTTAAGTAAAATTAGAATTGTTAAAAGTTATACAGACACTTCTATTAAAGTAACTAGATCTTTAGAAAATTTTAGAAGAGAATTAAATATTTTACAGCATAATAAAAGTGTCTTGATTAAGTCATCAGTTATTAATTTGTTTAAATTAATAATTATGTATAGTATTCCTTTTTTTGCAGCTAAAGCTTTGTATTTAAATGTTTCTATTGGACAATTAGCTGAATTTATTGGAATATGTTCCTTTGTATATATGATAACTGCTTTTGTCCCAATTCCTGGAGCAAGTGGAGGTAGTGAAGGTGTTTATTTTATGTTATTTTCCCCTGTACTTGGAGAAATTGGGACACCAACCACATTATTGATTTGGCGTTTTGTTACTTATTATTTGGGATTAATATTAGGAGGTCTAGTTTTTGCTGTTGATAGAGAAATAAATGGATAG
- a CDS encoding glycosyltransferase family 4 protein, whose product MKIKLYFGQEDTIKKSGIGRAFIHQKKALELNNIAYTTDKDDLDYDILHINTIWPDSFKMINQAKENNKKIVYHAHSTEEDFRNSFMFSNSISGIYKKWLINLYSKGDYIITPTEYSKQLLESYGINVPISAISNGIDLKQFNPQVNQIKAFEKEYNIDDDDILIISVGWLFERKGFDTFVEVARELPNYKFMWFGDIKLSHPTKKIKDLLDNLPPNLILPGYVSGDIIKGAYGRCNIFFFPSREETEGIVVLEALASKCNILLRDIPVFSSWLKDKENCYMGKNTSDFVSIIKKMISGEYPSLINNGYEVAKKKELSIIGKELCDVYNQVLNSN is encoded by the coding sequence ATGAAAATTAAGTTATATTTTGGACAAGAAGATACAATAAAGAAATCTGGAATTGGGCGTGCCTTTATTCATCAAAAAAAGGCATTAGAATTAAATAATATTGCATATACTACTGACAAAGATGATTTAGATTATGATATATTGCATATTAACACAATTTGGCCTGATAGCTTTAAAATGATAAATCAGGCTAAAGAAAATAATAAAAAAATAGTTTATCATGCGCACAGTACAGAAGAAGATTTTAGAAATTCATTTATGTTTTCAAATTCTATTTCTGGAATATATAAAAAATGGCTAATTAATTTGTATAGTAAAGGTGACTATATTATTACTCCAACTGAATATTCGAAACAACTACTAGAATCGTATGGTATTAATGTACCGATAAGTGCTATCTCTAATGGAATTGATTTAAAGCAATTTAATCCTCAAGTTAATCAAATTAAGGCTTTTGAAAAAGAATATAATATTGATGATGATGATATTTTAATTATATCTGTCGGTTGGTTATTTGAACGCAAAGGTTTTGATACATTTGTTGAAGTGGCAAGAGAACTACCTAATTATAAATTTATGTGGTTTGGTGACATTAAATTATCTCATCCTACAAAAAAAATTAAAGATTTATTAGATAATTTGCCTCCTAATTTAATTTTACCAGGATATGTAAGTGGTGATATTATTAAAGGAGCTTATGGTAGATGTAATATCTTTTTCTTCCCATCTAGAGAAGAAACTGAGGGAATTGTTGTTTTAGAAGCTCTTGCAAGTAAATGTAATATTTTATTAAGAGATATTCCTGTATTTTCTAGCTGGTTGAAAGACAAAGAAAATTGTTATATGGGTAAAAATACCAGTGATTTTGTCTCTATTATAAAGAAAATGATAAGCGGTGAATATCCATCATTAATTAATAATGGCTATGAGGTAGCTAAGAAAAAAGAATTATCAATAATTGGTAAGGAGTTATGTGATGTTTATAATCAAGTTTTAAACTCTAACTAG